The region CAGACTCCCCCAAGTGGCAAGAGGTCGGAGAAATGATGGGCGAATCACTCATCCTGGCCGATGCCTCCACCTTCCTGATCAAGGAAGCGACCGGCCGGGGGCGACCCGATACGACCATGTCCAAAGGCGACTTCAAACCGTTTCGGTTTAAAAACAACTACGATTCATTCCCGTCCATGCACACCGCCAGTTCCTTTGCCCTGGCCTCCGTTATGGCTGCAACCACCGAGAGCCTGACCCTGAAAACCGCATATTACGCGGCGGCAACCTTTGTCGGGTTTTCGCGCCTGTACCAGAATAAACACTGGGCCAGCGACGTGATTATGGGTGCTGCTTTGGGGGAACTGTGCGGTCGGGTCGTCACCCATTATCATGCAACGGCCCAGCGGATGGCGATAGTTCCTCAGGCCTTCGAGAATGGAGCAGGTCTGGCAATGGTGGGCACATGGTGATCTTTCCGGGAGGATTGCAGGCCGATGCCGTTATCTTCGACTTCGACGGCATTATCGTGGATACGGAACCGTTGCACCACAAGGCGTTCCAGCGCATCCTGGAACCGCTGGGGCTCGGATTTTCGTGGCAGCAGTATGTGGACACCTATATGGGGTTTGATGACCGTGATGCTTTTATCGAGGCCTTTGCATCACAGAACAGACCGCTCGATGCCGCGACGCTTGCCAGCCTCGTGGAGCAAAAGGCACGGGTCTTCCAGACCGTCATCCAGGATGGCATCACAAGCTACCCGGGGGTCGTGGAACTGATCACGAAGCTGCACCAAATGCAGGTACCCCTGGCCATCAGCAGCGGCGCCCTGCGGTCCGATATCGCTCCCATAGTGCAGCAGCTCGACATAGCCCACTGCTTTGACGTCATCGTGACCGCTGATGACGTAACGAAAAGCAAACCAGACCCGGAGACCTATCGTCTCGCCTTCAAAAAGCTCGCCTCCCGCACCGCTCCCCTGTCGCCCGAGCGCACCGTCGCTATCGAGGACACGCCAGCGGGGATCAGCGCCGCACAAGGCGCCGGCCTGCAGATAATCGGCGTTACCAACAGCTACCCGAAAGAACTCCTCTCTACCGCAACGGTCGTTCTTGATTCGCTCGAAAAGCTCATCCCCTTCGCCGTACATCCGTAATACTCCCTAAACCACACTCAGGACACCGAACTCAGGCGCGTGGCATAGCAGCTATACATGATTATTTACTGAAGCGTTCTTTCGACAGGTGTTTTAACGGAGGTACACGGAGGAGAATCACAACGAGGGGAGCGGCGGGAACAACGGCATCCGGTACCGTCTTGTGGCTTCCTCCGTGTCCTCCGTGTCCTCCGTGGTGTGGGGGGAGTAAAGCAGCGGCAGCCTTTTCGTGTCGAGTCTTATGGAGCTTGGAGTGTATAAACGCAACGAGCCCTTCAGGATTGTTCCTGAAGGGCTCGTTGCTATTTATTCCCGGCGGCGACCTACTTTCCCACACAGCTACCCGTGCAGTATCATCGGCCCTGAGGGGCTTAACTTCCGTGTTCGAGATGGGAACGGGTGTGACCCCCTCGGCATAGCCACCGAGAAATCGTTGGCAAGGATGCATTCTCATGCGTCCATGCGAATCGTTATCAATTGCATTGTGGTTTAGGTTTGTTGTTTTGTCGATTTATATCCGGCCCGGGGGAAGGAGAACCTTCCCCCTGACCGTATTTTATTTTTATGGTCAAGCCTCACGGCCGATTAGTACCGGTAAGCTGAACACATTGCTGTGATTACACACCCGGCCTATCAACGTTGTGGTCTACAACGGGCCTACAGGGGTTGTTACACCCAGGGATACCTAATCTTGAAGGAGGCTTCCCGCTTAGATGCTTTCAGCGGTTATCCTTTCCGTACATAGCTACCCAGCGACTGCGCCTGGCGGCACAACTGGAACACCAGAGGTACGTCCATCCCGGTCCTCTCGTACTAAGGACAGCTCTTCTCAAGTATCCTACGCCCACGGTAGATAGGGACCAAACTGTCTCACGACGTTTTAAACCCAGCTCGCGTACCGCTTTAATTGGCGAACAGCCAAACCCTTGGGACCTACTTCAGCCCCAGGATGCGATGAGCCGACATCGAGGTGCCAAACCTCCCCGTCGATGTGAACTCTTGGGGGAGATCAGCCTGTTATCCCCGGAGTACCTTTTATCCGTTGAGCGACGGCCCTTCCATACAGAACCGCCGGATCACTAAGACCTACTTTCGTACCTGCTCGACTTGTGGGTCTCGCAGTCAAGCTCCCTTATGCCTTTACACTCTACGGTTGGTTTCCAATCAACCTGAGGGAACCTTCGCGCGCCTCCGTTACTCTTTGGGAGGCGACCGCCCCAGTCAAACTACCCACCAGACAGTGTCCCCGACCCGGATGACGGGCCAAGGTTAGACATCCAAAACAACCAGGGTGGTATTTCAAGGACGACTCCACCGACACTGGCGTGCCAGCTTCAAAGTCTCCCACCTATCCTACACAAGCTATTCCGAATGTCACTGTCAAGCTATAGTAAAGGTTCACGGGGTCTTTCCGTCTTACCGCGGGTACTCGGCATCTTCACCGAGAATTCAATTTCGCTGAGCCACTGGTTGAGACAGCGCGGAAATCGTTACGCCATTCGTGCAGGTCGGAACTTACCCGACAAGGAATTTCGCTACCTTAGGACCGTTATAGTTACGGCCGCCGTTTACCGGGGCTTCGGTTCAAAGCTTCGGATTGCTCCTAACAAATCCCCTTAACCTTCCGGCACCGGGCAGGCGTCAGTCCCTATACATCGTCTTACGACTTAGCAGAGACCTATGTTTTTAGTAAACAGTCGCTACCGCCATTTCTCTGCGACCCTCTTCGGCTTCACGTGCGTATCGCTACACCTAATGAGGGCACACCTTATCCCGAAGTTACGGTGTCATTTTGCCGAGTTCCTTAACCAGTGTTCTCTCAATCACCTTAGGATTTTCTCCTCACCCACCTGAGTCGGTTTACGGTACGGTCACCTGCTGTCTGAAGCTTAGAGGCTTTTCTTGGAAGCATGGGATCAACGACTTTGTGAGCATACGCTCTCGTCATCACGTCTCAGCGTTAACGGAGCGGTGGATTTGCCTGCCACTCCCGCCTACACGCTTGAACCGGGACATCCAGCACCCGGATCGCCTACCCTTCTCCGTCCCCCCATCGCAACAACAGGTGGTACAGGAATATTAACCTGTTTCCCATCAACTACGCCTTTCGGCCTCGCCTTAGGGACCGACTAACCCTCCGCAGATTACCTTTACGGAGGAAACCTTGGGTTTACGGTGTGCGGGTTTCTCACCCGCATTTTCGCTACTCATGTCAGCATAATCTCTTGTGATACCTCCAGCCGTCCTCACGGTCGACCTTCGCAGGCTTACACAATGTTCCTCTACCACCGACGCCTTAAGGCGCCGATCCGCAGCTTCGGTACTACGCTTAGCCCCGTTACATTTTCCGCGCAGACCCACTCGACCAGTGAGCTATTACGCTTTCTTTAAAGGGTGGCTGCTTCTAAGCCAACCTCCTGGTTGTCTGGGCATTTCCACATCGTTTTCCACTTAGCGTAGATTTGGGGACCTTAGCTGGCGGTCTGGGCTCTTTCCCTTTTGACGACGGATCTTATCACCCGCCGTCTGACTCCCACGCTCTTCGTTGACGGTATTCGGAGTTTGATTGGGTTTGGTAATCTGGTGAGACCCCTAGCCCATCCAGTGCTCTACCCCCGTCACGCATACGTGAGGCTATACCTAAATATATTTCGAGGAAAACCAGCTATCTCCGAGTTTGATTAGCCTTTCACTCCTATCCACAGCTCATCCCCTGGCTTTTCAACGCCAGTGGGTTCGGGCCTCCACGAAGTGTTACCTTCCTTTCACCCTGGCCATGGATAGATCACCCGGTTTCGGGTCTACTCCTACTAACTAGACGCCCAGTTAAGACTCGCTTTCGCTTCGGCTCCATTCTATGAACTTAACCTCGCTAGTAAGAGTAACTCGCTGACTCATTATGCAAAAGGCACGCGGTCACACCTGATATACATGGTGCTCCCACTGCTTGTAGGCATACGGTTTCAGGTTCTATTTCACCCTCCTTATCGGAGTACTTTTCACCTTTCCCTCACGGTACTGGTTCACTATCGGTCAGAGAGGAGTATTTAGCCTTGGGAGATGGTCCTCCCAGATTCCCACGGGATTTCTCGTGTCCCGCGGTACTCGGGGTTCCTCTAGGGTGAATCAGAGTTTCGCTTACGGGGCTATCACCCACTATGGCCGGACTTTCCAGACCGCTCAGCTACCCTTCATCAATCCCATGTCGAGGCCCCACAACCCCGAAACCACCGAAGTAGTTCCGGTTTGGGCTGTTCCGCGTTCGCTCGCCACTACTTGCGGAATCACTATTGTTTTCTTCTCCTGCGGGTACTTAGATGTTTCAGTTCCCCGCGTTCGCCTCATGTGGCTATGGATTCACCACACGATGACAGAGCATTACCTCTGCCGGGTTTCCCCATTCGGACACCCCCGGATCAAAGCCTGTTTAACGGCTCCCCGAGGCTTTTCGCAGTTTACCGCGTCCTTCATCGCCTCTCTCTGCCTAGGCATCCACCGTACGCCCTTAGTAGCTTGACCATAAAAAATCAAATCAATCTACAAAACATACAATTTCAAGTAAAAACGCAAGAGCACAAAAGCGCTTTTACCTACCTAAACTTATCCACTATGCAATTGTCAAAGAACTGAATCCTACTATTAGGACGAAGGCATATACCCTCGATCTAAACTTGGTGGAGGTGAACGGGTTCGAACCGATGACCCCCTGCGTGCAAGGCAGGTGCTCTCCCAGCTGAGCTACACCCCCAATGAAACCCTGGCGCGCATGGAGATGGTGGGCCTGGCTGGACTCGAACCAGCGACCTCACGATTATCAGTCGTGTGCTCTAGCCAGCTGAGCTACAAGCCCATTCGTCATCGCTAACCACGCTTTCCGAATTGTAAAGAGCAAAAAACCAGAGAAGCCCCTGGTCTCTCAAAACCGAATAGCAGTCGTGTGTCTGTAGTTTGACCTAGGTAAACTGGAAGCCAATAGGCTTCTAGCTCCTTAGAAAGGAGGTGATCCAGCCGCAGGTTCCCCTACGGCTACCTTGTTACGACTTCACCCCAGTCACCGACCATTCCTTAGGACGCTGCCTCCCTTGCGGGTTAGCTCACGCACTTCGGGACCAATCGACTCCCGTGGTGTGACGGGCGGTGTGTACAAGGCCCGGGAACGTATTCACCGCGGCATGCTGATCCGCGATTACTAGCGATTCCAACTTCATGGAGTCGAGTTGCAGACTCCAATCCGAACTGAGACCGGCTTTATGAGATTGGCTCCACCTCACGGTATCGCAACTCTTTGTACCGGCCATTGTAGCACGTGTGTAGCCCTGGTCATAAGGGCCATGAGGACTTGACGTCATCCCCACCTTCCTCCGGTTTGACACCGGCAGTCTCCACAGAGTGCCCAACTTAATGATGGCAACTGAGGATAGGGGTTGCGCTCGTTGCGGGACTTAACCCAACATCTCACGACACGAGCTGACGACAGCCATGCAGCACCTGTCTTACGGCTCCCCGAAAGGCACCCCTCTCTTTCAAGAGGGTTCCGTAGATGTCAAGACCAGGTAAGGTTCTGCGCGTTGCGTCGAATTAAACCACATGCTCCACCGCTTGTGCGGGCCCCCGTCAATTCCTTTGAGTTTTAGTCTTGCGACCGTACTTCCCAGGCGGAGTACTTAATGCGTTAGCTGCGGCACTGCAGGGGTCAATACCCGCAACACCTAGTACTCATCGTTTACGGCGTGGACTACCAGGGTATCTAATCCTGTTTGCTACCCACGCTTTCGCGTCTCAGCGTCAATATCGGTCCAGGCAGCCGCCTTCGCCACCGGTGTTCCTCCTGATATCTACGGATTTCACTCCTACACCAGGAATTCCACTACCCTCTCCCGTATTCAAGTCTGACAGTTTCCAATGCACTTCCCAGGTTGAGCCCGGGGCTTTCACATCAGACTTACCAAACCGCCTACACGCGCTTTACGCCCAATAATTCCGAACAACGCTCGCACCCTCCGTATTACCGCGGCTGCTGGCACGGAGTTAGCCGGTGCTTCCTTTAGGGGTACCGTCAAGCATAACGGGTATTAACCGCTAAGCATTTCTTTCCCCTTGACAGAGCTTTACGACCCGAAAGCCTTCATCACTCACGCGGCGTTGCTGCGTCAGGCTTTCGCCCATTGCGCAAAATTCCCCACTGCTGCCTCCCGTAGGAGTCTGGACCGTGTCTCAGTTCCAGTGTGGCTGATCATCCTCTCAGACCAGCTAACCATCGTAGCCTTGGTAGGCCTTTACCCTACCAACTAGCTAATGGTACGCAGACTCATCCTGATACAGAAGCATATTCAGAGGCCTCCTTTTCCCGCAACGACCAAGGTCATCGTGGGCTTATCCGGTATTAGCACCCCTTTCGAGATGTTATCCCAGATACCAGGGTAGATTATCTACGCGTTACTCACCCGTGCGCCACTAAATTAAAGAGCAAGCTCTCCAATTCCGTTCGACTTGCATGTGTTAGGCACGCCGCCAGCGTTCGTTCTGAGCCAGGATCAAACTCTCCAGTTGAGTACTGAATATAGTTTGATTACTTAAAACTCAAATTACTGCTGGTAAAAATCTACATTCACAACTTCTCTGCTATTCGGTTTTCAAAGACCAGATTCGCTTCGTGACAGATCCAGCAAGTTACCAAATTGATTCGTTGCTGTCAAGAAGTTTTTTCAAGCAAAACTTCTTTTTTTCTGACCCCGTTTGCCGCTCAAAAAACCGTCGCGTCAAATGGGACGCTGGTTATAACAACTATCACCATCACCGTCAATAACTTTTTTTGACCTGCCAACAACTTTTTTCCAATACCATAAAAAAGACGTTGTTAATCCAAACCTTACCGACAATAAAAAAATCACTCGAATGTCCGACTGTCGTAAATACGACGCGTCTTCCGCTCCGAACGGGGCAACGTCCCCGCCTCCAACACCTCGACGGAGCACGATACCAGCATGGTGTGCTTGATGCCCGCCACCACCTGCTTCACGACCTGTTCGTCGGGCAGTGCGGCGCCGTTGCGCGCCCGTTCCACACGCACCAGCATGCCGTCCCGGCCGTCGGGGCCGCGGTCGAACCGCACCTGGTATTCGCTGCCGATGCCCGACACCCGGTTCAGGGCCTCATCGATCTGGCCGGGATAGATGTTGACCCCGCGGAAGATGGTGACGTCGTCGGAGCGACCGAGAATCCGGTCGTGGCGCGGCAGGAAGCACCCGCAGGGGCATTCCCCCGGCAGAAGCCGGGTCAGGTCGCGGGAGCGGTAGCGGATCAGCGGCGCCCCCTCCTTGCACAAGGTGGTGAAGACCATCTCCCCGATCTCGCCCGGAGCGACCGGCTCCAGGGTCTGGGGGTCGAGCACTTCGAGGATATAATAGTCGGCCCAGTAGTGGATGCCGTCGTTCTCCCGGCATGAAAGGCCGGTGCCGGGGCCGTAGACTTCCGTAAGCCCGGTGATGTCGTAGATCTCCTCAACCCCGAGGCAGTCGCGCATGGTAGCGAGCATGGCACTGCTGGAACGCTCCGCCCCCAGGATGATCTTCTTCAGGTTGAGTTGGTCTTTCAACCCCTTGCGCTGCACCTCCTCGGCCAACAGCAGCCCCATGGACGCGGTGCAGCAGAAGACGGTGGATTGCAGGTCGATCAGGAAGGCGGTTTGCAGTTCCAGGTTGCCGGGGCCCACCGGCACCGCCAGGGCACCGAAACGTTCGCAGGCCTGCTGAAAACCGATACCGGCGGTCCAGAGGCCGTAGCCCACCGCAATCTGCACCCGGTCCTGACGCGTTAGGCCGGCCAGTTCGTAGCAGCGGGCAAACATGGTCTGCCAGTCTTCCACATCCTTGCGGGTATAGCAGAGAACCTTACGTTTGCCGGTGGTGCCGGACGAGGCGTGGATGCGCACCAGGTCGCTGAAATCGGCGGCGCGCAGGGCAAAGGGATAGCCGGCGGCCAGGTCGTCCGCCGTGGTGAAGGGGAGACGGCGCAGGTCGTCCAGGCTGGTGATGCCGTCCGGCCCGATCCCGGCGGCCGAGAGACGTTCATGGTAGAAGGCGGAATGTTCGAAGGCGTGCCGCACCGTCCATTGCAGGCCGCGCAGTTGGTGGGCAGGGAGTTCTTCGCCGGTGGCGATCTTCGGGGGAAAATGAATCAACATGGCAGGTATCGACTCCGAGAATAGTCTATGACACGCTTGGTATCAGGCTGCGCCGCTTCCGGCGCCAAGGGCCGCCAGGGCCCCCTCCAGCACGGCGGGTTTTGCGTGCAACTTCCGCCGAATGGCTCTATCCAACTCATCAATCGTACAAAAAAGACGCCCGGTGGCCAGGGCGCGGCCGAGAACGATCAGGTTGACCGCCTGGGGATTGCCCAACCGCAAGGCAATGGCATCGGCATCGATGGTCGCAGCTTCGGCCAGGGAGTCAGAAGCTCCGGCGTTGGCCGCAATCCAGCCGTCCGGCCGCAGAAACGGGCGATGGAGCGGCACATTCCCCGGCTTGAGGGCGATCAGGCCGTCGGCCTGCCCCGGACGCACCAGGGGACTGGAGAAATCGCCCACCTTGAGATGGGAGATGACGATGCCGCCCCGCTGGGCCATGCCGTGGGTCTCGGAGGTCAACACCGGCAGCCCCATGGCAATGGCCGTCTCCGCCAGAAGCCGGGTGATGAAGAGAATCCCCTGCCCCCCCACCCCGGAGATGATCAGTTGTTGTGAGATCATGGCCGTCCCCCTTCCCTGCGGATCGCTTTCACCGGGCAGACCGCCAGGCACACCCCGCAGCCGCTGCAGATCATGACGTCAACCACCACCTTGCGGCTGGCCTCATCGTAGACCAGGGCCGGGCACTCGAACTGGGCGGTGCAGTACCGGCATCCGGTGCAGGCGGCATCGACAACCGCCTGGGGACGCTTGGCGTGCCGCGCGCTTTTGTCCACCAGGCACGGGCTCTTGGCGATCACCACCGCCACCCCCCGATCACGGGAAAAGACCAGCGCCTCCTTGACCAGGGCGGTGAAGGCCGGCAGATCCAGCGGGTCGGCGCTGCGGCAGAATTCCACGCCGCAGCCGGCCACAATCGCGGCGATGTCCACCGCTTGGCCTGCGGGGGTGCCGTGGGCCGGGGTCGGCTGGTTGCCGGTCATGGCAGTGGTGCTGTTGTCCAGGATCACCAGGACGAAGCGGGCGCCCTGCACCACGGCGTCGATCAGGGGGGGGATGCCGGCATGGAAAAAGGTGGAGTCGCCGATGGTGGCCACGATGTCGCGCGGTTGACCGGTCACCCGGTAGGAGTGATAGAATCCGGCAGCCTGGCCGATGGCGGCCCCCATGCACAGGACCGTGTCCACGCCGCCCAGATTGACCCCCAGGGTATAACAGCCGATGTCACTGGGGTAGATCCCCGTGGGGGCGGCTTCCTTGATGGCATAAAAGCTGGCCCGGTGCGGACACCCGGGGCAGAGGGTCGGGCGTTTGCCCGCCGCCGGAACCGCTTCGGGCAGCTCCGGCAGCGGCCTGCCGGCAAACCGGCTCAGAAGCCGTTCGATCATCTCGGGCAGCAGCTCTCCCGCCTCGGGAACGAAACCGGAGAGCTTGCCCTGCACCTGCCGGTAGTCGCGAAGCTGCATCTCCATCACCCCGGCGGTTTCCTCCAGCACCAGCACCTCGTTGTAGGCGGTGCGAATCTCCTCCACAAAGGCACTGTGCAACGGATAGGGCTGAACCACCTGGTAGAAGGCGAATGAATCCCAGAGGCCGGAAGCAGTGGCCACCTCCCGCGCATGGGCGGCCGATACGCCGGAAGCGACTACGGCGCGACGGGTTCCGGTGGGGCGATTCAGGCAACGGGGCGCGGTCGCCCCATGGGCGGCGAGCCGTGACAGGGTTTCGTTGAGCTTGACGTGCAACTCGTAACGGAATTTGGGAGTGGCTGCCCAGCGCTTGGGGTCTTTGCGGAAATCGGCCTTCCGCTGCAGATCCTGAACGGGGCGGGGAGCGATGTCCTGGCAGGCGTGGCAGACCCGGGTGGTGGGGCGCAGCATGACCGGCACCCCGAACTCCTCGGACAGTTGGAAGGCCAGGCCGGCCAACTCCCGGGCCTCGGCCGGGGAAGAGGGGTCCAGGACCGGGACCTTGGCCTGCATGGCCATGAGGCGGGAGTCCTGCTCGGTCTGGGAGGAATGGGGACCGGGGTCGTCGGCGCTGATCACCACGAAACCGCCCACCGTACCCAGGTAGGCAGCGCTCATCAACGGATCGGAGGCGACGTTCAGCCCCACCTGCTTCATGGCGGTGGCGGCGCGCAGCCCGCTCTGGCTGGCGGCATAGGCGATCTCGAAGGCCACCTTTTCGTTGACCGCCCACTCCACGTGCATGTTCGCCCCCTCGGCCCGGCGCCAGGTGTCGATGGCGGAAAGGATCTCGGAGGCGGGCGTTCCCGGGTAGGAAGCCGCCACCACGCAGCCGCTCTCCACCAGGCCGCGGGCCATGGCCTCGTTTCCCTGCATCAATATCGGTTCTTGTTCCTGCAATGGCCTCTCCTCTGCTTCCATAACGTGCAAAGTGCCTATTCTGGTAACCCGGCACCGCTTTGTCAACACAAAAGCGGAACGGTCAAACGCAAACGGCGGCCTTTGGGGCCGCCGTTTCGATCTGCTCTTTTATAGTAGATATGCACTAAGTAGATGTCAGTAAATCTCGAAGAACTCGCCAGTCCCCAGCTTGTGCACCTTCATCAGGTTGGTGGAACCACGCGCCTCCACCGGCAGCCCCATGATGATGACGATAATGTCCCCCTTGCGGTAACCGGCCGCCAACATGCTGCGTTCCACCGCCATGATCTGCTGGTGCATGTCCGCCATGCTGCCGATGCCGGTGGCGCTGACCCCCCAGTAGATGGAGAGCCGCCGCTGGATCTCCGGCGATGCGGTATAGGCGATGATCGGGATATGGGGGCGAAAATGGGAGATAAGCGCCGCCGTGCTGCCCGACTGGGTAAAGACGGCGATGGTCTTGGCACCCAGGCTCGTGGCCGCCCGGCAGGCGGATTCGGCCACCGCCTGGGCGATGCTGGGCGTTGACAGGCTTCGGTCCACGGTGCTCCAGAAATCGGCGCTCTCCACATCCTGCGCAATGCGGACCATGGTTTCCACCGCCTCGACCGGGTAATCGCCGGAGGCGGTTTCGGCGGAAAGCATGACCGCGTCGGTTCCGTCCACAATGGCGTTGGCCACGTCGGAGGTCTCGGCCCTGGTGGGGCGGGGGTTGCGGATCATGGATTCCAGCATCTGGGTGGCGGTGATGACCGGTTTGCCCGCCTCGTTGCAGGCATGAATGATCTTTTTCTGGAAGACCGGCACCTTTTCGGCCTCGATCTCCACCCCCAGATCGCCGCGGGCCACCATGACGGCATCCGTGGCCTGGAGGATCTTCTTGAAATTCTGCAACGCCTCGGGCTTTTCTATCTTGGCCACCACCGGCGTATTTTTCCCCTTCTGGTAGATGATACGCTTGATCTGCTCCACATCCTCGGCGGTGCGCACGAAGGAGAGCGCCACGAAATCCACCTCGGCGTCGAGGGCGAAGTCCAGGTCGGCCAGGTCCTTCTCGGTCAGGGAGGGGGCGGAGACATTCACACCCGGCAGGTTGATGCCCTTGTTGTTCTTCAGCACGCCGCCGGTTACCACCGTGCAGCGGACCCGCTCCCCATCGACGGCCACCACCTTCAGTTCCATCAGGCCGTCGTCCAGGAGGATGCGCGATCCGGGATGAACGTCCGAGGGAAGGGAACGGTAGATCGTGGGTATGAGGCCGTCCCGGCCGAGGATATCCTCGGTGGTGATGACCACCTCCTGCCCCTTAGTCAGGGTCATGGCGTCGTTCGCCATCTTGCCGGTCCTGATCTTGGGCCCCTGCAGGTCGGCCAGAATGCCGATCTGGCGCCCCGCCGTCCCGGAAGCCTGCCTGATGGTGTGGATCAACTCCAGCTTCTGGGCGTTGTCGCCGTGGGAAAAATTGAGGCGAAAGATATCCACCCCGGCCGACATGAGCCGGGCCACCATGTCGGGTGACGAACTGGCCGGACCGAGGGTGGCTACGATCTTGGTTTTGTGTGCTGCAACAACGGTTCTTGGCATTCATGCTCCTTCTGTGGAGCGCCCGGTTCCGGGCGCCGTGATACTAGCTATGGTTTGTGTGTCTCACGTGGTTCAAGGTTCCTCCGGCCAGCAACTCCCTGCGCTGCCGCTCGGAGATGTTCAACCGCATCGTGATCCGTTTGTCTCCCACCTGGACCGGCACCTCCTCGGCGCCGCTCTCCACCAGGCGGCGCAGGTCCGAAAAGGAGATCCGGTCCCCCTGCTTCACCAGGTCGTAATCGGCCGGGTTCTTGAAGGTCAGCGGCAGGATGCCGAAGTTGACCAGGTTGGCCTTGTGGATGCGGGCAAAGCTCTTGGCCAGTTTGGCGCGGATTCCCAGGTAGCGCGGCGCAAGGGCCGCATGCTCCCGGGACGACCCCTGGCCGTAGTTCTCTCCCGCCACGACCACCCCGTTGCCGGCCGCTTTTGCCCGGGCCGGAAACTCCGCATCGACCTGTTCGAAGACGTGTTCTGCTATGGCCGGGATATTGCTGCGCAGCGGCAGCACCTTGTTGCCCGCCGGCATGATGTGGTCGGTGCTGACATTATCCTCCAGCTTGATGATCACCTCTGCCTGCAGCGTATCCGGCAGCGCCTCGAATTCCGGGAACGGCACGATGTTCGGCCCGGTCTTGATCTCCACGGCGGCGGTATCCTCCAGGGGGAAGATGATGCCGGAATCGTCCAGCAGGTACGTTGCGGGATTCTGCACCGCCGGGTAGGCCTTGATGGCCCCCAGCTTGCGCGGGTCGGTGATCACGCCGTAAATGCCGGCTGCGGCGGCGGTCTCCGGGGAGCAGAGGTAGACCTTGTCCCCCTTGGTGCCGCTCCTGCCCGGGAAGTTGCGCGGGAAGGTGCGCAGCGAAACCTGGTCGGTGCCCGGTGCCTGCCCCATGCCGATACACCCCAGACAGCCGGACTGGTGGATGTTCGCCCCGGCCATGAGCAACGTCACCACCCCCCCCTGGTCAGCCACGTTTTCCAGCACCTGACGGCTTCCCGGGTTGATGTGGAACGACACCTGGGGCGCGATGCGCTGCCCCTCCAGAATGCGGCAGACGGTCATCAGGTCGCGGAACGAGGAGTTGACCGAACTCCCCACCAACACCTGATCGACCTTGACCCCCTCCACCTCCCGCACCGCCACCACGTTGTCCGGCGAGGACGGGCAGGCGATGAGCGGTTCCAGTGCCGACAGGTCGATCTCGTCGTATTCGTCGTAGGC is a window of Geobacter sp. FeAm09 DNA encoding:
- a CDS encoding aconitate hydratase, translating into MAKNLTTKILERHLVEGELVPGREIAIRIDHTLLQDATGTMAMLEFIAMGLPRVKVGLAAQYIDHNLLQTDYKNADDHAFLTSAAMKYGVHLSKPGNGVSHQVHLERFGVPGITLLGADSHSPTGAGISVLAIGAGGLDVALAMAGHPFYLPCPKVMGIKLVGRLPDWVSGKDVILEMLRRHTVKGGVGKIIEYYGPGVATLSATDRATIGNMGAELGATSSIFPSDERTREFLASQGRGDGWQPLAADEGAAYDEYDEIDLSALEPLIACPSSPDNVVAVREVEGVKVDQVLVGSSVNSSFRDLMTVCRILEGQRIAPQVSFHINPGSRQVLENVADQGGVVTLLMAGANIHQSGCLGCIGMGQAPGTDQVSLRTFPRNFPGRSGTKGDKVYLCSPETAAAAGIYGVITDPRKLGAIKAYPAVQNPATYLLDDSGIIFPLEDTAAVEIKTGPNIVPFPEFEALPDTLQAEVIIKLEDNVSTDHIMPAGNKVLPLRSNIPAIAEHVFEQVDAEFPARAKAAGNGVVVAGENYGQGSSREHAALAPRYLGIRAKLAKSFARIHKANLVNFGILPLTFKNPADYDLVKQGDRISFSDLRRLVESGAEEVPVQVGDKRITMRLNISERQRRELLAGGTLNHVRHTNHS